The following proteins are co-located in the Paraburkholderia phytofirmans PsJN genome:
- the rimP gene encoding ribosome maturation factor RimP, which yields MQLTELIETTVVGLGYELVDLERTGRGMLCIYIDQPAGIAIEDCEKVTRQLQHVLTVENIDYERLEVSSPGLDRPLKKLADFERFAGSEVVITLKKPLDGRKSYRGILHAPQGETIGLEFEGKEGAAMLDFTLADIDKARLVPKFDFRSRKQ from the coding sequence GTGCAACTGACGGAACTGATTGAAACCACGGTCGTGGGACTCGGCTACGAGCTCGTCGATCTCGAGCGCACCGGGCGCGGCATGTTGTGTATCTATATCGACCAGCCGGCCGGCATCGCGATCGAAGACTGCGAGAAAGTCACGCGTCAGCTCCAGCACGTTTTGACGGTCGAAAATATCGATTACGAGCGGCTTGAAGTATCGTCGCCGGGGCTCGACCGCCCGCTGAAAAAACTGGCGGATTTTGAACGCTTCGCAGGCAGCGAAGTGGTAATCACATTGAAAAAGCCATTGGACGGACGGAAATCGTACCGGGGCATCCTGCATGCTCCGCAAGGCGAGACGATCGGTCTGGAATTTGAAGGGAAGGAAGGCGCCGCGATGCTCGATTTCACGCTCGCGGATATCGATAAGGCACGCCTCGTTCCGAAGTTTGACTTTAGGAGCCGCAAACAATGA
- the nusA gene encoding transcription termination factor NusA — MSREVLMLVDALAREKNVDKDVVFAALEAALASASKKLFEEDADIRVQIDRESGEHETFRRWKVVPDEAGLQEPDQEILLFEAREQKPEIQLDEFIEEPVPSIEFGRIGAQAAKQVILQKVRDAEREQILNDFLERGEHIMTGSVKRLDKGNFIVETGRVEALLRRDQLIPKENLRVGDRVRAYIAKVDRTARGPQIELSRTAPEFLMKLFEMEVPEIEQGLLEIKAAARDPGVRAKIGVVAYDKRIDPIGTCVGIRGSRVQAVRNELGGENVDIVLWSEDPAQFVIGALAPAAVQSIVVDEEKHSMDVVVDENELAVAIGRSGQNVRLASELTGWQINIMTPDESAQKQNQERGVLRDLFMARLDVDEEVADILIDEGFTSLEEIAYVPLNEMLEIEAFDEDTVHELRNRSRDALLTQAIANEEKVENVALDLKSLDGMDADLLAKLAEHQIQTRDELAELAVDELVEMTGMEEDAAKALIMKAREHWFQ; from the coding sequence ATGAGTCGCGAAGTGTTGATGCTGGTGGATGCGCTGGCACGCGAGAAGAACGTCGACAAAGACGTGGTATTTGCCGCGCTCGAGGCGGCCCTCGCTTCGGCCTCCAAGAAACTCTTCGAAGAAGACGCGGATATTCGCGTCCAGATCGATCGTGAAAGCGGCGAACACGAAACGTTTCGACGCTGGAAAGTGGTGCCGGACGAAGCCGGTTTGCAGGAGCCGGATCAGGAAATCCTGCTGTTCGAAGCACGCGAACAGAAGCCCGAGATTCAGCTCGACGAGTTCATCGAGGAACCGGTGCCGTCGATCGAATTCGGCCGTATCGGCGCGCAGGCCGCCAAGCAGGTGATCCTGCAGAAGGTGCGCGACGCTGAACGCGAACAGATTCTGAACGACTTCCTCGAGCGCGGCGAGCACATCATGACCGGCTCGGTTAAGCGTCTCGACAAGGGCAATTTCATTGTCGAAACCGGCCGTGTCGAGGCGCTGCTGCGCCGCGATCAGCTGATTCCGAAGGAAAACCTGCGCGTGGGCGACCGCGTGCGTGCCTACATCGCAAAGGTCGATCGCACCGCGCGCGGTCCGCAGATCGAACTGTCGCGTACGGCTCCCGAATTCCTGATGAAGCTGTTCGAGATGGAAGTGCCGGAAATCGAACAGGGCCTGCTGGAAATCAAGGCGGCCGCGCGCGACCCGGGCGTGCGCGCGAAGATCGGCGTGGTTGCATACGACAAGCGCATCGATCCGATCGGCACGTGCGTCGGTATTCGCGGTTCGCGCGTGCAGGCGGTGCGTAACGAGCTCGGTGGCGAAAACGTCGACATCGTGCTATGGTCGGAGGATCCCGCACAGTTTGTGATCGGCGCGCTCGCGCCGGCAGCCGTCCAGTCGATCGTCGTCGATGAAGAAAAACATTCGATGGACGTCGTCGTAGACGAAAACGAACTGGCGGTCGCGATCGGCCGCAGCGGCCAGAACGTGCGTCTTGCCAGCGAACTCACCGGCTGGCAGATCAACATCATGACGCCGGACGAATCTGCGCAAAAGCAGAATCAGGAGCGCGGCGTATTGCGTGACCTGTTCATGGCGCGTCTCGATGTCGACGAAGAAGTCGCCGACATCCTGATCGACGAAGGCTTTACGAGCCTCGAAGAGATCGCTTATGTGCCGCTCAACGAAATGCTCGAAATCGAAGCATTCGACGAAGACACCGTTCACGAACTGCGTAACCGCTCGCGCGACGCGCTGTTGACGCAGGCAATCGCGAATGAAGAAAAGGTCGAAAATGTAGCACTCGACCTGAAGAGCCTGGACGGCATGGACGCCGACCTGCTCGCCAAGCTGGCCGAACATCAGATCCAGACGCGCGACGAACTCGCCGAGCTGGCTGTGGATGAACTGGTCGAGATGACCGGAATGGAAGAGGATGCCGCTAAGGCGTTGATCATGAAAGCACGTGAACACTGGTTCCAGTGA